One part of the Kryptolebias marmoratus isolate JLee-2015 linkage group LG13, ASM164957v2, whole genome shotgun sequence genome encodes these proteins:
- the alkbh4 gene encoding alpha-ketoglutarate-dependent dioxygenase alkB homolog 4, whose product MMAPDASDGGNSCACKGIRRCLICEEFKEKVQFEASESKVVHHFLYNPETRLAVCKDGEGTSFPFPGVFLWENFISEEEEKELISSMDQDVWNLSQSGRRKQDFGPKVNFKKRKVRVADFSGLPALSRKLVLRMQEEPSLAGFQPVEQCNLDYDPQRGSAIDPHLDDSWLWGERLVTINMLSDTVLTMSLEQGLSELRLAEEVHVAVRLPRRCLVVVYGEARHQWKHAIHREDVHERRVCSTYRELSEEFRPGGQQAELGTKLLNIALSFKGTPV is encoded by the exons ATGATGGCTCCTGACGCCAGTGACGGAGGTAATTCGTGCGCCTGTAAAGGTATCCGGCGGTGTCTCATATGTGAAGAGTTTAAGGAGAAAGTTCAGTTCGAGGCAAGCGAATCGAAG GTTGTGCATCATTTCCTCTACAATCCCGAGACGAGGCTCGCTGTGTGCAAAGATGGAGAGGGCACTTCTTTCCCTTTTCCTGGTGTCTTCCTGTGGGAGAACTTTATatcagaagaggaggagaaagagctGATTAGCTCAATGGACCAGGATGTGTGGAATCTGTCCCAGTCTGGTCGAAGGAAGCAG GACTTTGGGCCAAAGGTAAACTTCAAGAAGAGAAAAGTACGTGTAGCAGACTTCAGTGGACTTCCTGCTTTAAGCAGAAAACTAGTACTGCGGATGCAGGAAGAGCCGAGCCTGGCGGGCTTTCAGCCGGTGGAGCAGTGCAATCTGGATTACGATCCTCAGCGGGGCTCAGCCATCGATCCGCACCTAGACGACTCCTGGCTGTGGGGGGAGCGGCTGGTCACCATCAACATGTTATCAGACACCGTACTCACCATGTCTCTTGAGCAGGGTCTGTCAGAGCTGAGACTAGCAGAGGAAGTCCACGTGGCTGTACGACTTCCTCGCAGGTGTCTGGTCGTGGTGTACGGTGAGGCGAGGCATCAATGGAAACATGCCATCCACAGGGAGGATGTTCACGAACGCAGGGTCTGCAGCACGTACAGAGAGCTTTCTGAAGAGTTCCGACCTGGAGGGCAGCAGGCAGAGCTGGGAACTAAACTGTTGAATATTGCTTTAAGCTTCAAGGGAACTCCAGTATAA